The DNA window CCGTGATCTCTTTAGTTGTTGTGATTTTGGCAAGAAGAACGTTCTCCATCATCGTTAAAGCGTACTCGTTGTCCCTATCATCATTTGAAGCAATACAATCTTTAGGTACAGTAAGGTTGTACTCTCGCATGTAAGCGTCATTTGCAGTGAACAGGACACAGA is part of the Desertibacillus haloalkaliphilus genome and encodes:
- a CDS encoding isochorismatase family protein, with translation CVLFTANDAYMREYNLTVPKDCIASNDDRDNEYALTMMENVLLAKITTTKEITDENQT